One stretch of Arthrobacter polaris DNA includes these proteins:
- a CDS encoding proline racemase family protein → MKTALWEIETFDYHTAGEPFRIVPALPFLIEGATALERREHAMVXDANKIRKLLVNEPRGHADMYGGFVVPPNDLGAHFGALFWHREGFSTICGHGTMALGTWAVHSGLVRAPDDGETDVVIDVPSGRVTARVTMAXXKVREVAYHNVPSYVVARDIEVKTADFGRLRVDLAWSGALYAALPAAAAGLEVTPSNLAKVVAAGHQVSAALAGHSAAHHPADTRLEGIXGTIFHEPMEHSGPGLTQRNVSVXADGQVDRSPSGSGTAARVALLSDTGELAEXDVLEHYSIIDSRFAARVVDRVSGPGGGLVVEVSGRSFPVGEGKFTLDADDELGLGFVLR, encoded by the coding sequence GTGAAAACGGCATTGTGGGAAATAGAAACCTTTGACTATCACACGGCCGGTGAGCCGTTTCGGATTGTGCCCGCCCTGCCCTTTCTTATTGAAGGAGCCACCGCGCTTGAACGGCGCGAGCACGCCATGGTGNGGGACGCCAACAAAATCCGTAAACTGCTGGTCAATGAGCCGCGAGGGCATGCCGATATGTACGGCGGCTTCGTGGTGCCTCCTAACGATCTTGGCGCTCATTTCGGCGCATTGTTTTGGCACCGAGAAGGATTCTCCACCATCTGTGGCCACGGGACCATGGCGCTGGGTACCTGGGCGGTGCACAGCGGCCTGGTCCGTGCCCCGGACGACGGCGAAACAGACGTTGTCATCGACGTTCCTTCGGGGCGTGTCACCGCCCGGGTGACGATGGCGNGGNGAAAAGTACGCGAAGTGGCCTACCACAACGTTCCCTCCTATGTGGTGGCCCGGGACATTGAGGTCAAGACCGCCGACTTTGGCCGTCTGCGCGTTGACCTGGCCTGGAGTGGTGCTCTGTACGCCGCGCTCCCTGCCGCCGCGGCAGGCCTTGAGGTCACGCCCTCGAACTTGGCCAAGGTGGTTGCTGCCGGACACCAGGTGAGCGCGGCACTCGCAGGTCACTCTGCCGCGCATCACCCGGCGGACACCCGGTTGGAGGGAATTNTTGGCACCATTTTCCATGAGCCGATGGAACATTCAGGACCTGGTTTAACGCAGCGCAACGTGAGTGTTNTTGCCGACGGCCAAGTGGATAGATCACCTAGCGGATCGGGTACTGCCGCCCGCGTGGCACTGCTCAGCGATACCGGTGAACTGGCTGAGNGGGACGTGCTTGAACATTATTCGATCATTGACTCCCGCTTTGCTGCCCGGGTTGTTGACAGGGTGAGCGGTCCTGGTGGCGGATTGGTGGTGGAAGTTAGTGGCAGGTCATTCCCTGTGGGCGAAGGAAAGTTCACGCTGGATGCCGATGACGAGCTGGGACTGGGATTCGTTTTGCGTTGA
- a CDS encoding LysR family substrate-binding domain-containing protein: MSESREITVTFVPGVTXGKWIHRWQERMPDVPLVPTPVPESRQLDAVRAGEVDMAFVRLPVDKTGLHVIPLYSELSVVVAPKDHPIAAFDELDVADLADEYLLADPDDFPQWRDISTEVAAGTRKPLPPMASIEEALDLVEAGLGILILPMSVGRHFSRKTLRSRLLHGVPETSIGLAWVDSMVPLPDEDEAVIQEFIGXVRGRSANSSRQPSVQAKQDAAPXXGAKAAKKSTTGGTGAGKGKSGAAKSGGPNLRGGGRPGGKAXASKRGRH, encoded by the coding sequence GTGTCTGAATCCCGCGAAATTACAGTGACCTTTGTCCCGGGTGTTACCNCCGGAAAGTGGATCCACCGCTGGCAGGAGCGCATGCCCGACGTGCCTCTAGTACCGACCCCGGTGCCAGAATCACGACAGCTCGACGCCGTACGCGCCGGCGAGGTGGACATGGCGTTCGTACGCTTGCCTGTGGATAAGACCGGCCTGCACGTGATTCCGCTCTACAGCGAGCTCTCCGTGGTGGTGGCACCTAAGGATCATCCGATCGCTGCTTTTGACGAGCTGGATGTGGCAGATCTGGCCGACGAGTATCTGCTGGCAGATCCGGATGATTTCCCGCAATGGCGCGATATTTCCACCGAAGTTGCTGCCGGAACCCGTAAACCGCTCCCTCCCATGGCTTCCATTGAAGAGGCACTTGATTTGGTGGAGGCTGGATTGGGAATCCTCATCCTCCCCATGTCCGTGGGGCGCCACTTTAGCCGGAAAACTTTGCGCTCCCGTCTGCTGCATGGCGTCCCCGAGACCAGCATCGGCTTGGCATGGGTGGATTCGATGGTGCCACTCCCGGATGAGGACGAAGCCGTCATCCAGGAATTCATCGGGNTAGTGCGCGGGCGCAGCGCCAACAGCTCGCGCCAACCCTCAGTTCAGGCAAAGCAAGATGCTGCGCCANAANAAGGTGCCAAAGCTGCCAAGAAATCAACCACGGGCGGCACCGGAGCAGGAAAGGGCAAATCTGGCGCAGCAAAGTCAGGTGGGCCAAACCTGCGCGGTGGTGGCCGGCCAGGCGGCAAGGCCNGGGCCAGCAAGCGCGGGCGCCACTAA
- a CDS encoding DUF5997 family protein gives MKSATAAKKLGIHLPAAPADFQENAISREEFKVLQETPPVWLEDLRRNGPHPRPVIAQKLNISIGGLNRSEITEALTTADITALLQAPPAWLVEERSVHAKARAEAQLAKEREAARRPKS, from the coding sequence ATGAAATCCGCCACCGCGGCCAAGAAGCTGGGCATCCACCTGCCCGCAGCNCCCGCGGACTTCCAAGAGAACGCGATCAGCCGGGAGGAATTCAAGGTTTTGCAGGAGACCCCGCCGGTCTGGCTAGAGGACCTGCGCCGCAACGGACCCCACCCGCGTCCCGTCATTGCGCAGAAGTTGAACATCTCCATTGGTGGTCTGAACCGTTCAGAGATCACTGAGGCACTCACGACGGCGGACATCACCGCGCTCTTGCAGGCTCCNCCNGCGTGGCTGGTTGAGGAACGTTCAGTGCACGCCAAGGCTCGTGCCGAGGCCCAGCTGGCCAAGGAACGCGAAGCCGCTCGCCGCCCCAAGAGCTAG
- a CDS encoding APC family permease — translation MTSRDTVRNATGDHGLSEXGLKAGSVGIIGAVVIGISCIAPAYTLTAALGPTVSEVGVHLPAIFLVGFIPMLLVALGYRELNNAMPDAGTSFTWATRAFGPWLGWMGGWXLIAATIIVLSNLAAVAVDFFYLMLAQIFSNPALADLTRNLPLNIATTLVFIAGACWISFRGMETTKTFQYVLVGFQLLVLGWFSIAAFAHVAGGTAFDATAIQADWFNXFAVESFSQFAAGVSLSIFIFWGWDVTLTMNEETKNPKXTPGRAATVTIVVIVLIYMTVSLATLSFAGIGTTGLGAGNXENQGSIFAVLAGPVMGPFAILMSLAILSSSAASLQSTFVSPARTLLSMGHYRALPKSFGKISPTHKSPGYATVAAAIAAAGFYIITRTLSENALWDTITALGMMICFYYGITALACVWYFRAEAFHGVKNFLFKFLAPLVGGVILLVMFFKTAYDSMDPSYGSGSNIGGLGLVFILGAGVIALGAVLMYFMYRRNPEFFRGEVLSRASQPYNPKRYQRTDHRTDHRTDHRTDHRTKTPLAVKDTGLRVSLTASGVFVTSWVLAHPFV, via the coding sequence ATGACCAGTCGTGACACCGTGAGGAACGCCACCGGCGACCACGGACTTAGTGAANAAGGCCTCAAGGCGGGCTCCGTAGGGATTATTGGCGCCGTCGTCATTGGTATTTCATGCATCGCGCCCGCCTATACGCTCACGGCAGCTTTGGGCCCCACCGTCTCAGAGGTGGGCGTACATCTGCCGGCGATCTTCCTTGTTGGATTCATCCCTATGCTCTTGGTGGCACTGGGGTACCGGGAACTAAACAATGCCATGCCCGACGCTGGAACCTCCTTCACCTGGGCGACCCGCGCTTTTGGCCCTTGGCTGGGTTGGATGGGTGGTTGGNGGTTGATTGCCGCAACCATCATCGTGCTCTCAAACTTGGCGGCCGTGGCGGTGGACTTCTTCTACCTCATGCTGGCCCAAATTTTCTCCAACCCAGCGCTGGCGGATCTCACCCGAAACCTGCCGCTGAACATCGCCACCACACTGGTCTTCATTGCCGGTGCGTGTTGGATTTCCTTCCGAGGAATGGAGACCACCAAGACATTCCAGTACGTCCTGGTCGGCTTCCAACTGCTTGTCCTTGGTTGGTTCTCCATTGCCGCCTTCGCCCACGTGGCCGGTGGGACGGCCTTTGACGCCACGGCCATCCAAGCCGACTGGTTCAACNCCTTCGCCGTGGAATCGTTCTCCCAGTTTGCAGCTGGTGTGTCCTTGTCCATCTTCATCTTCTGGGGTTGGGACGTGACCTTGACCATGAATGAGGAGACAAAGAACCCTAAANAGACTCCGGGGCGGGCGGCGACTGTCACAATTGTGGTCATCGTGCTGATCTACATGACGGTATCCCTGGCCACCTTGTCCTTTGCCGGTATCGGTACTACAGGACTGGGCGCTGGAAACNCCGAAAACCAGGGCAGTATCTTCGCTGTTCTTGCCGGACCTGTCATGGGCCCCTTTGCTATCTTGATGTCTCTGGCTATCTTGAGTTCCTCGGCTGCATCCTTGCAGTCCACGTTTGTTTCACCGGCCAGGACGCTGCTGTCCATGGGTCACTACCGGGCTCTACCGAAGAGTTTTGGCAAGATCAGCCCCACCCACAAGTCACCCGGCTACGCCACAGTGGCAGCAGCCATTGCTGCAGCGGGCTTCTACATCATCACCCGGACGCTGTCTGAGAATGCATTATGGGACACCATTACGGCCCTAGGCATGATGATCTGCTTCTACTACGGGATTACCGCGCTGGCCTGTGTCTGGTATTTCCGGGCAGAAGCGTTCCATGGCGTGAAGAACTTCCTCTTCAAATTCCTGGCCCCGTTGGTGGGCGGTGTTATTTTGCTGGTCATGTTCTTCAAGACCGCCTACGACTCGATGGATCCCAGCTACGGCTCTGGTTCCAACATTGGCGGGCTGGGGTTGGTGTTCATTCTTGGCGCCGGGGTCATCGCGCTCGGAGCGGTGCTGATGTACTTCATGTACCGCCGCAATCCCGAGTTCTTCAGAGGTGAGGTCCTGAGCCGGGCTAGCCAGCCCTACAACCCTAAACGGTATCAACGCACAGATCACCGCACAGATCACCGCACAGATCACCGCACAGATCACCGCACAAAGACACCGCTTGCGGTTAAGGACACCGGTCTACGTGTGTCCTTAACCGCAAGCGGTGTCTTTGTCACTTCATGGGTCCTGGCGCACCCTTTTGTCTAG
- a CDS encoding universal stress protein yields the protein MRYVVGYTANARGGDAVNLAVALARRQGATLDLVMVMPLDSPYNGVYPPEAGFGSILARQVAEWLDEGLALVPEDVKAQAHIRRGESEAQELISAAQELGAALLVIGXSSSGVFKRFSIGSVASSLLHASTVPVVLAXSGYSRTDPITRLTCALGTRAGAQDVLRTGIAMAKRRNLPLRLVSLVALGPGDSTATVADAQTHLRQVAEASHGSGTEVLEALDIDIVVGTGRSIEDAVDGLNWKXGEILLIGSSRLAHNKSIFLGATANRILRALPVPMIVVPRNYVLQAEELFKTTQIPAVAAEGFAEVEK from the coding sequence ATGCGGTACGTAGTTGGATATACCGCCAATGCCCGTGGCGGCGACGCCGTGAACTTGGCAGTGGCCTTGGCTCGCCGGCAAGGTGCCACCTTGGACCTCGTCATGGTGATGCCCCTAGATTCCCCGTACAACGGGGTCTACCCGCCCGAAGCCGGGTTTGGCAGCATCCTGGCCCGGCAAGTGGCCGAATGGCTCGATGAGGGGCTAGCCCTGGTCCCGGAGGACGTCAAAGCGCAGGCACACATCCGCCGGGGTGAATCAGAGGCACAGGAACTCATTTCCGCAGCGCAGGAACTCGGGGCCGCGCTGCTGGTCATTGGGNGAAGTAGTAGTGGCGTGTTCAAGCGGTTCTCCATCGGCTCGGTGGCTAGCTCGCTCTTGCACGCCTCTACAGTCCCTGTGGTGCTGGCCNCCTCGGGGTACAGCCGAACGGATCCGATCACGCGCTTGACCTGCGCACTGGGAACACGTGCAGGTGCCCAAGACGTGCTTCGCACCGGAATCGCTATGGCCAAGCGGCGGAACCTGCCATTGCGTCTGGTTTCGCTCGTGGCGCTGGGCCCCGGCGATTCAACAGCAACTGTTGCGGACGCCCAAACGCACCTCCGTCAGGTTGCTGAAGCCAGCCACGGATCCGGAACCGAGGTACTTGAGGCCTTGGACATCGACATTGTGGTGGGAACCGGGCGCAGCATCGAGGATGCCGTGGATGGCCTGAACTGGAAANAAGGTGAGATCCTCCTCATCGGTTCCAGCCGACTGGCTCACAACAAATCCATTTTTCTTGGTGCCACCGCCAACCGTATTTTGCGCGCACTGCCCGTGCCCATGATCGTGGTGCCGCGCAACTATGTACTGCAAGCTGAAGAACTCTTCAAAACAACCCAGATCCCCGCCGTTGCCGCTGAGGGATTCGCAGAGGTGGAAAAATGA
- a CDS encoding NAD(P)/FAD-dependent oxidoreductase: MSSAENSPTIERDVVIIGAGPSGLSAARELKKAGLSVAVLEARDRVGGRTWSNTIDGAWLEIGGQWVSPDQSALIGLLEELGLDTYSRYRDGDSVYIAPDGTRTRYTGEMFPVDADTEAEMNKLINTLDTLAGGMDPAKPWEHADARELDIISFHHWLRTQSSNEEACNNIGLFIAGGMLTKPAHAFSALQAVLMASSAGSFTNLVDDNFILDKRVVGGMQGVSVAIAAELGEDVILNSPARTIRWQENDGDFLATVIADGATVSAKRVVMAVPPNLYNRVSFDPPLPRRQHQMHQHQSLGFVIKVHAVYETPFWREDGLSGTGFSASSLVQEVYDNTNHEDTRGTLVGFISDEXADYAFTLSXEQRXKEITASLAEFLGDAAAEPVVYYESDWGSEEWTRGAYAASYDLGGLHRYAPDQLTPVGPIHWSCSDLAAEGYQHVDGAVRMGQDTAVKLIAQLK; the protein is encoded by the coding sequence GTCATCATTGGTGCGGGCCCGTCAGGCTTGAGCGCCGCACGTGAGCTCAAGAAAGCTGGCCTGAGCGTGGCAGTTCTCGAGGCGCGCGACCGTGTGGGTGGGCGCACCTGGTCCAACACCATCGACGGAGCCTGGCTGGAAATTGGCGGCCAATGGGTCTCCCCTGACCAGAGCGCGCTCATCGGCCTGCTGGAAGAACTTGGCCTAGATACCTACTCCCGCTACCGAGACGGTGACAGCGTCTACATCGCACCGGATGGCACCCGCACCCGTTACACCGGTGAGATGTTCCCCGTAGACGCGGACACTGAAGCTGAGATGAACAAGCTCATCAACACCTTGGACACGCTTGCTGGCGGCATGGACCCGGCTAAGCCGTGGGAACACGCGGATGCCCGCGAACTGGACATCATCTCCTTCCACCACTGGTTGCGCACTCAATCCAGCAATGAAGAAGCGTGCAACAACATTGGCCTCTTCATTGCCGGTGGCATGCTCACCAAGCCCGCTCACGCCTTCTCCGCCCTGCAAGCGGTGCTGATGGCCTCCTCAGCGGGCTCGTTCACCAATCTGGTTGATGACAACTTCATCTTGGACAAGCGCGTGGTGGGCGGCATGCAGGGTGTGTCCGTGGCCATTGCTGCGGAGCTGGGCGAGGACGTCATCTTGAACTCCCCGGCCCGGACCATTCGTTGGCAGGAGAACGACGGCGACTTCCTGGCCACTGTGATTGCCGACGGCGCCACCGTCAGTGCCAAGCGCGTGGTCATGGCGGTCCCACCCAACCTGTACAACCGCGTCTCCTTTGACCCGCCGCTGCCGCGCCGCCAGCACCAGATGCACCAGCACCAATCACTGGGCTTTGTCATCAAGGTACACGCCGTCTACGAGACCCCGTTTTGGCGTGAAGATGGCCTCTCCGGAACAGGCTTTAGCGCGTCCTCGCTGGTGCAGGAGGTCTATGACAACACCAACCACGAAGACACCCGAGGTACTTTGGTGGGCTTTATCTCTGATGAANAGGCTGATTACGCTTTCACCCTCTCNNCCGAGCAGCGTAANAAGGAAATTACAGCTTCACTGGCAGAATTCCTGGGCGACGCGGCAGCAGAGCCCGTGGTCTACTACGAATCCGACTGGGGCTCAGAGGAATGGACCCGCGGGGCTTACGCAGCCAGCTACGATCTGGGCGGTCTCCACCGTTATGCGCCAGACCAGCTCACCCCGGTCGGTCCCATCCACTGGTCATGCTCTGACCTTGCCGCCGAAGGCTACCAACACGTTGACGGTGCTGTCCGGATGGGACAGGACACCGCGGTGAAGCTCATCGCACAGCTGAAGTAA